In one Desulfomicrobium escambiense DSM 10707 genomic region, the following are encoded:
- a CDS encoding response regulator yields MKKRILLIEDDDLLRLGLKAMVQARKEYAIEADTGSGKEAVRLFKTTSPDIVLLDLMLPDISGIDVLRTMKQTAPNVPVIVLTAHEEDDLLFDALELGANCYVLKGAGPEELFLGMHYALQNEMFISPKLAKVIVDAYLFVNRQRKTLPPLNDLTSREKEIVRLIIDGKKSQEIADVLFISVKTVHKHRSNILEKLGLSSLADLRHRKMYILDNMLTD; encoded by the coding sequence ATGAAAAAACGCATCCTTCTGATAGAAGACGACGATCTGCTGCGCCTGGGGCTCAAAGCCATGGTGCAAGCCCGCAAGGAATACGCCATCGAGGCCGACACGGGGAGCGGCAAGGAAGCCGTCCGACTCTTCAAGACCACCAGCCCCGACATCGTCCTTCTGGACCTCATGCTGCCGGACATCTCCGGGATCGACGTCCTGCGCACCATGAAACAGACCGCGCCAAACGTCCCCGTCATCGTGCTCACGGCCCACGAAGAGGACGACCTGCTCTTCGATGCGCTGGAACTGGGGGCCAACTGCTACGTACTCAAAGGCGCCGGGCCCGAAGAGCTCTTTCTGGGCATGCACTACGCACTTCAGAATGAAATGTTCATCAGCCCGAAACTGGCCAAGGTCATCGTGGACGCCTATCTCTTCGTCAACCGCCAGCGCAAGACCCTGCCGCCTCTGAACGATCTGACATCGCGAGAGAAGGAAATCGTCAGGCTCATCATCGATGGCAAAAAAAGCCAGGAAATCGCCGACGTGCTGTTCATCAGCGTCAAGACGGTTCACAAGCATCGCTCGAACATCCTCGAAAAACTCGGACTAAGCAGCTTGGCTGACCTGCGCCATCGAAAAATGTACATTCTGGACAACATGTTGACAGACTAA
- a CDS encoding hybrid sensor histidine kinase/response regulator has translation MTAHGFLSIRILALVALMVCWALPSAATGVGMCVLEGAVEEYDLRPYMLFLEDPGGDLTINDVASPDLAGRFGPPPKGHFNFGFTSSALWFRFTIVDGEPGPAGGNQSPLWILDPGWQLYDTIHLYVPRPEAEGGWQVYAAGRLLSVPGEGEKRHFQLPPGLSDPVTCYLRVAGIRPLMVAPTVATLDRTLRVNGFKTLGTSLLLGFFATLVIGNLAIYLYTGNGKYKWFVLSNLTFASFVATSSYQHLVTVTNLPTVIMTIGLVGQSIVATTVRTFFEFRRYNRRLNMILLAAVWAVLGAAAFAPMLPEELHPKLSIYAVMPLTLVVFWACFDSLKRSRVPAFLFLCAWGLTTLLAFSFNWALKGGLPFFHPSYMWVAFLGEAICMSILLAYNIETISAQRQAAEAMAKARSSFLAGMSHEIRTPMTAILGFLTLSLQLGAGGQLRQYLLRIEAAAKHLMDIINDILDLAKIEAGKVELETGPLDPEDLLHDAADILVARAFENGNELVLSLEPGLPRRVTGDVLHLRQVLINLGGNAVKFTRGGTVRLAVSRAGDAMPRQDLVRLRFEISDTGIGIDPDVLPRLFQSFEQADSSTARVYGGTGLGLSISRRLVRLMGGDISVRSRPGKGSTFGFTVPLGLDPDAVFPEGPPAAEHGALKVLVVEDNPESLASMEAILSAMGHAHAAAGSAAEASRQAASERFDLILLDWDLPGMAAPESVRLLRSSEGAQGTPVALMTSPARPEVEQLRLGQLGVQGILAKPFTSSSVEGLFRQVLDDGAAAALDACAPADAPCDMERAHGLRVLLVEDNLFNQELLGVILTEAGVELEVADNGAEAVRRVTEGEAPDVVLMDVHMPVMDGFAATRALRGDGRFGGLPVVAMTADITPEDRARCLEAGMNDHLTKPVDTGELFSVLVKWGRQAPQEARHA, from the coding sequence ATGACAGCGCACGGATTCCTGTCCATTCGCATCCTGGCGCTGGTCGCCCTCATGGTGTGCTGGGCGCTTCCGTCCGCGGCCACGGGCGTGGGAATGTGCGTCCTCGAAGGGGCCGTGGAGGAATACGACCTGCGGCCGTACATGCTCTTCCTGGAGGACCCCGGCGGGGACCTGACCATCAACGACGTCGCGTCTCCGGACCTGGCCGGCCGTTTCGGGCCGCCTCCCAAGGGCCACTTCAATTTCGGCTTCACCTCCTCGGCCCTGTGGTTCCGTTTCACCATCGTCGACGGGGAACCGGGTCCCGCAGGCGGCAATCAGTCGCCGCTCTGGATTCTGGACCCGGGCTGGCAACTGTACGACACCATCCACCTCTACGTGCCGCGCCCCGAGGCCGAGGGCGGATGGCAGGTCTATGCCGCGGGGCGGCTGCTGTCCGTCCCGGGCGAAGGGGAGAAACGGCATTTCCAGCTTCCCCCCGGCTTGAGCGACCCCGTCACGTGCTACCTCCGCGTGGCCGGCATTCGGCCGCTCATGGTCGCCCCGACCGTCGCCACCCTCGACCGCACCCTGCGCGTCAACGGCTTCAAGACCCTGGGGACATCCCTCCTGCTGGGCTTCTTCGCCACCCTGGTGATCGGCAACCTGGCCATCTACCTCTATACCGGCAACGGCAAGTACAAGTGGTTCGTGCTCAGCAACCTGACCTTCGCCAGTTTCGTCGCCACCAGCAGCTATCAGCATCTCGTCACTGTCACAAACCTTCCGACCGTCATCATGACGATCGGTCTGGTGGGCCAGTCCATCGTCGCCACGACGGTCAGGACGTTTTTCGAGTTTCGTCGGTACAACAGAAGACTCAACATGATCCTCCTGGCCGCTGTCTGGGCTGTCCTGGGGGCTGCCGCCTTCGCGCCCATGCTGCCCGAGGAACTCCACCCAAAGCTGTCCATCTACGCGGTCATGCCCTTGACCCTGGTTGTCTTCTGGGCCTGTTTCGACAGTCTGAAACGCAGCCGTGTCCCAGCGTTTCTTTTTTTGTGCGCGTGGGGCCTGACGACGCTGCTGGCCTTCTCCTTCAACTGGGCTCTGAAGGGCGGCCTTCCCTTCTTCCATCCCAGCTACATGTGGGTCGCCTTCCTGGGAGAGGCAATCTGCATGTCCATCCTGCTGGCCTACAACATCGAGACCATCTCGGCGCAGCGCCAGGCCGCCGAGGCCATGGCCAAGGCCCGGTCATCCTTCCTGGCCGGCATGAGCCACGAGATCCGCACGCCCATGACCGCCATCCTGGGGTTCCTGACCCTGTCCCTGCAGCTGGGGGCCGGCGGGCAACTGCGGCAGTACCTGCTGCGGATCGAGGCCGCGGCGAAGCATCTGATGGACATCATCAACGACATCCTGGACCTGGCCAAGATCGAGGCCGGCAAGGTGGAACTGGAGACCGGGCCCCTGGACCCGGAGGACCTGCTGCATGACGCCGCGGACATCCTCGTCGCCCGCGCCTTCGAGAACGGCAACGAACTGGTGCTCTCGCTCGAACCCGGGCTGCCCCGCCGCGTGACCGGGGACGTCCTGCACCTGCGGCAGGTCCTGATCAACCTGGGCGGCAACGCGGTCAAGTTCACCCGGGGCGGTACCGTCCGGCTGGCGGTGTCCAGGGCCGGGGACGCCATGCCGCGGCAGGACCTTGTGCGGCTTCGTTTCGAGATCAGCGACACCGGCATCGGCATCGACCCGGACGTCCTGCCGCGCCTGTTCCAGTCCTTCGAGCAGGCCGACTCGTCCACGGCCCGGGTCTACGGGGGCACGGGCCTGGGCCTGAGCATCAGCCGGCGGCTCGTGCGGCTCATGGGCGGGGACATCTCGGTGCGAAGCCGGCCCGGGAAGGGCTCGACCTTCGGGTTCACGGTGCCCCTCGGTCTCGATCCCGACGCCGTTTTCCCGGAAGGTCCTCCGGCCGCGGAGCACGGGGCGCTGAAAGTGCTGGTCGTCGAGGACAACCCGGAAAGCCTGGCGTCCATGGAGGCGATCCTGTCCGCCATGGGCCACGCCCACGCAGCGGCAGGCTCGGCGGCCGAGGCGTCTCGTCAGGCCGCGTCGGAGCGTTTCGACCTGATCCTGCTGGATTGGGATCTGCCGGGCATGGCCGCGCCTGAGTCCGTGCGCCTGTTGCGCTCTTCGGAGGGTGCGCAGGGAACGCCGGTGGCGCTCATGACCAGCCCGGCCCGGCCCGAGGTCGAGCAACTTCGCCTGGGCCAGCTGGGTGTCCAGGGCATCCTGGCCAAGCCGTTTACGTCCTCGTCGGTGGAGGGGCTCTTCAGGCAGGTCCTGGATGACGGGGCGGCCGCAGCGCTTGATGCATGCGCGCCGGCCGATGCGCCGTGCGATATGGAGCGCGCCCACGGCCTGCGTGTCCTGCTGGTGGAGGACAACCTGTTCAATCAGGAGCTTTTGGGCGTGATCCTCACAGAGGCCGGGGTGGAACTGGAGGTCGCGGACAACGGCGCCGAAGCCGTGCGCCGGGTGACGGAAGGGGAGGCCCCGGACGTGGTGCTCATGGACGTGCACATGCCGGTCATGGACGGTTTCGCGGCCACGCGGGCCCTTCGGGGCGACGGGCGTTTCGGCGGCCTGCCGGTCGTCGCCATGACAGCCGACATCACTCCCGAGGACAGGGCGCGGTGCCTGGAGGCTGGCATGAACGACCATCTGACCAAGCCGGTGGACACCGGGGAGCTTTTCAGCGTCCTGGTCAAGTGGGGGCGCCAGGCCCCGCAGGAGGCGCGTCATGCGTAG
- a CDS encoding response regulator — protein MLLVDDSEFNLDVIGSVLSAVGVEVVTAGSGFEALDLLASAQTFDAVLLDVQMPRMDGRETVRRIRSDGRWPDLPVLAVTASTVEGEREKCLEAGMNDFLTKPVDFEALLESLARWTRR, from the coding sequence GTGCTGCTGGTCGATGACTCCGAGTTCAATCTCGATGTCATAGGAAGTGTTTTGTCCGCAGTCGGAGTGGAGGTGGTGACGGCGGGAAGCGGGTTCGAGGCTCTGGATCTCCTGGCCTCCGCCCAGACCTTCGATGCCGTCCTTCTGGACGTGCAGATGCCCCGAATGGACGGCCGGGAAACGGTCAGAAGAATTCGCAGTGACGGTCGCTGGCCCGATCTTCCGGTCCTGGCGGTGACGGCCTCCACCGTTGAGGGCGAGCGGGAGAAATGCCTTGAGGCTGGAATGAACGACTTTCTGACAAAGCCCGTGGATTTCGAGGCATTGCTCGAGTCGCTGGCCCGCTGGACTCGAAGATAG
- a CDS encoding type I secretion system permease/ATPase — protein sequence MFNLTETALGDGTHFQDGGNDPVGPAADALTQGILFVARHHGRNLSPASLLAGLPLDEQGRLTPRMTQAAARNAGLSARIVSSPLKQIARFALPAVLFLKDGQTCVLINMHVETATITHPALDGGEKAVPWHELEELYEGHVLYLMPARTGTAREDAPLREKGHWLRDALLRNWKAYAQVAVAATILNLIALASPLFVMNVYDRVVPNSALETLWVLAIGVAIVFTFDFVIKTLRAHFIDNTGKKIDVELEGRLFDQLLNMHLKDRPASVGSFANLLRELEVLRDFFTSATLVSFVDLPFIVIFIAMFWYIGGPIAFVFMAVLPITILIGLAIHVPIRNSVETAMAMGSGKHAVLVETLGNIETVKGLGCEAAMRKRWMRDTADSAKHAVRSRSLSHLAMNLTGFVQQSAYVIIIIVGVHLIKEGHLTTGGLVACSILSGRVMGPFAQIAQLITRLHHTMSAYKELDRVMALPVERENTGAFLHRPRLEGSLEFRNVTFSYPGSKLPALKDVSIRIKAGERIGVVGRTGSGKSTLGKLALSLYAPDQGSVLVDGADLRQIDPADLRRWTGYMPQDVSLFQGTVRQNIGMAHPQASDQDILRAAQLSGTHDFMRTHPMGYGLHVGERGATLSGGQRQSISIARALVRDPNILIMDEPTSSMDSQSEALLVQRLKTFLNGRTLLLITHRPSLLDLVDRIIVMDDGQVVADGPKDAILRQLQTGGISTSQTPRENMEARQ from the coding sequence ATGTTTAACTTGACGGAAACAGCCTTGGGTGACGGCACCCACTTCCAGGACGGCGGGAATGACCCGGTTGGGCCGGCCGCCGACGCACTCACGCAGGGCATTCTCTTCGTCGCCCGCCACCACGGACGCAATCTCTCGCCGGCGTCGCTCCTCGCCGGCCTGCCACTCGACGAACAGGGGAGGCTGACCCCGCGTATGACGCAGGCCGCGGCGCGAAACGCCGGCCTCTCGGCCCGGATCGTGAGCAGTCCGCTCAAACAGATCGCGCGCTTCGCCCTGCCGGCGGTGCTCTTCCTCAAGGATGGCCAGACCTGCGTGCTCATCAACATGCATGTGGAGACGGCGACGATCACCCACCCGGCTCTCGACGGAGGGGAGAAGGCCGTACCATGGCATGAGTTGGAAGAGCTCTATGAGGGGCACGTACTGTATCTCATGCCGGCCAGGACCGGAACGGCGCGCGAGGACGCCCCTCTCAGGGAAAAGGGACACTGGCTCCGCGACGCGCTGCTGCGAAACTGGAAGGCGTACGCCCAGGTCGCCGTGGCCGCGACCATACTGAATCTGATCGCCCTGGCCTCGCCGCTCTTCGTCATGAACGTCTACGACCGGGTCGTGCCCAACAGCGCCCTGGAGACCCTCTGGGTGCTCGCCATCGGGGTGGCCATCGTCTTCACCTTCGATTTCGTCATCAAGACCTTGCGCGCACATTTCATCGATAACACCGGGAAGAAGATCGACGTCGAACTGGAAGGCAGGCTCTTCGACCAACTGCTGAACATGCACCTCAAGGACAGGCCGGCATCGGTGGGCTCCTTCGCCAACCTGCTGCGCGAGCTGGAGGTGCTGCGCGACTTCTTCACCTCCGCGACCCTGGTCAGCTTCGTGGACCTGCCCTTCATCGTCATCTTCATCGCCATGTTCTGGTACATCGGGGGACCCATCGCCTTCGTCTTCATGGCCGTGCTGCCCATCACAATCCTCATCGGCCTGGCCATTCACGTACCCATCAGAAACTCCGTCGAAACGGCCATGGCCATGGGCAGCGGAAAACACGCGGTGCTGGTGGAGACCCTCGGCAACATCGAAACCGTCAAGGGGCTGGGCTGCGAGGCGGCCATGCGCAAGCGCTGGATGCGCGACACCGCGGACAGCGCCAAGCACGCCGTACGCTCCCGCTCCCTGTCCCACCTGGCCATGAACCTGACGGGCTTCGTGCAGCAGTCGGCCTACGTAATCATCATCATCGTCGGCGTCCATCTCATCAAGGAAGGCCACCTGACCACCGGCGGACTGGTAGCCTGCTCCATCCTGAGCGGCAGGGTCATGGGCCCCTTCGCCCAGATCGCCCAGCTCATCACGCGCCTGCACCACACCATGAGCGCCTACAAGGAACTGGACCGCGTCATGGCCCTGCCCGTGGAACGCGAGAACACGGGCGCCTTCCTGCACAGGCCGAGACTCGAAGGCAGCCTGGAATTCAGGAACGTGACCTTTTCCTATCCCGGGTCGAAACTGCCCGCCCTCAAGGACGTGAGCATTCGCATCAAGGCGGGGGAACGCATCGGCGTGGTGGGCAGGACCGGGTCCGGCAAGTCCACCCTGGGCAAGCTCGCCCTGAGCCTCTATGCGCCGGACCAGGGCTCCGTGCTCGTGGACGGCGCGGACCTGCGCCAGATCGACCCTGCGGACCTGCGGCGCTGGACGGGCTACATGCCCCAGGACGTGTCCCTCTTCCAGGGCACGGTACGGCAGAACATCGGCATGGCCCACCCCCAGGCCTCGGACCAGGACATCCTGCGCGCGGCGCAACTGTCCGGCACCCATGACTTCATGCGCACCCACCCCATGGGCTACGGGCTGCACGTTGGCGAGCGGGGCGCCACTCTGTCCGGCGGGCAGCGCCAGTCCATCTCCATTGCCCGGGCCCTGGTCCGCGACCCGAACATCCTGATCATGGACGAGCCCACAAGTTCCATGGACTCCCAGTCCGAGGCGCTCCTGGTGCAACGGCTCAAGACCTTCCTGAACGGCCGGACCCTTCTGCTCATCACCCACCGCCCGTCGCTGCTCGACCTGGTGGACCGCATCATCGTCATGGACGACGGACAGGTGGTGGCCGACGGGCCCAAGGACGCGATCCTGCGACAACTCCAGACGGGAGGCATCTCCACCAGCCAGACTCCGCGCGAGAACATGGAGGCCAGACAATGA
- a CDS encoding Hpt domain-containing protein, translated as MAEQFVTLDVDEALQRFSGNRQVFSRLLLRFLELNADVAGRAEDVVGRGKSDEIAIFFHSIKGGAANLSAKRLAAKSGVLENLANKGDIDAVRAELPGFTDLFAQLRAAAADIGKS; from the coding sequence ATGGCCGAACAGTTCGTGACCCTTGATGTCGACGAGGCTTTGCAGAGGTTCAGCGGAAACAGGCAGGTTTTCAGCCGGTTGCTGCTGCGTTTTCTCGAACTCAACGCCGATGTCGCGGGCAGGGCAGAGGATGTCGTCGGGCGCGGCAAGAGCGACGAAATCGCGATTTTCTTTCATTCCATCAAGGGCGGCGCGGCCAACCTCTCCGCTAAGAGGCTCGCCGCCAAGTCGGGGGTCCTCGAGAATCTCGCCAACAAGGGCGACATAGACGCCGTGAGGGCGGAATTGCCGGGATTCACCGATCTCTTCGCGCAGTTGAGAGCCGCGGCCGCCGATATCGGCAAGTCTTGA
- a CDS encoding HlyD family type I secretion periplasmic adaptor subunit gives MNTTSAETRPEAAGRPMQQEQTSGGQTCGNANPGVTSFGTSCARPEAPYENFSTELNDITSSSRISANLMLIAIAVLFAVVLIWAANAPLDESVRGSGKVIPSTEIKRIQNFEGGIVKEILVREGQSVTKGQVLVLLDQTQMASRFREQQSTYLDQVLSIARLEAELAGKNDIDFPAEVKNEKPHVLDSQRQLLRSRNDNRRSALTVLETTKEQRSQELKELRNKLDFQQRQYTLLTKEVDMIQTMVAKGAASDMELLRARRQLTELTGQIADSRIAIPKVAAALDGAAHRIEEEKSKHRSEILKEMNVVRAEMEGRKEKLPALEDQMDRTSVRSPVDGTVKRVFVTTIGEAVGAGKEMLEIVPREDTLLVEAKVLPQDIAFLHPGQDAQVKITAYDFSIYGSMPGTVEHISADAITEEQQKLSYYLIKVRTKTASLTDRNGKELPIIPGMVAEVDVLTGKKTVLEYILKPIIKTTRGALHER, from the coding sequence ATGAACACCACCTCCGCTGAAACACGGCCGGAAGCGGCCGGCCGGCCCATGCAGCAGGAACAGACTTCCGGCGGCCAGACCTGCGGAAACGCCAATCCCGGGGTCACCTCCTTCGGCACGTCCTGCGCACGTCCCGAGGCCCCGTACGAGAATTTTTCCACGGAGTTGAACGACATCACCAGCAGCAGCCGCATCTCCGCCAACCTCATGCTCATCGCCATCGCCGTCCTTTTCGCCGTCGTCCTGATCTGGGCGGCCAACGCCCCGTTGGACGAGTCCGTCCGGGGCTCGGGAAAGGTCATTCCGTCCACCGAGATCAAGCGGATCCAAAACTTCGAGGGCGGCATCGTCAAGGAAATCCTGGTGCGCGAAGGCCAGAGCGTGACCAAGGGGCAGGTCCTCGTCCTCCTCGATCAGACGCAGATGGCTTCGCGCTTCAGGGAGCAGCAGTCGACCTACCTCGACCAGGTTCTGTCCATCGCCCGGCTGGAAGCGGAACTCGCCGGCAAGAACGACATCGATTTTCCCGCCGAGGTCAAGAACGAGAAGCCCCATGTGCTGGACAGCCAGCGCCAACTCCTTCGTTCGCGCAACGACAACCGCCGCTCGGCCCTGACGGTGCTGGAAACGACAAAAGAGCAGCGGTCCCAGGAGCTCAAGGAACTCCGCAACAAGCTCGATTTCCAACAACGTCAGTACACGCTGCTGACCAAAGAGGTAGACATGATCCAGACCATGGTCGCCAAGGGGGCAGCCTCGGACATGGAACTGCTGCGCGCCCGCCGGCAACTGACGGAACTTACGGGACAGATTGCCGACTCACGCATCGCCATCCCCAAGGTGGCCGCGGCCCTGGACGGTGCGGCGCACCGCATCGAGGAGGAAAAAAGCAAGCATCGCTCGGAAATCCTCAAGGAAATGAACGTTGTACGCGCCGAAATGGAAGGCCGGAAGGAAAAGCTCCCCGCCCTGGAAGACCAGATGGACCGCACCAGCGTCCGCTCGCCCGTGGACGGGACCGTGAAGCGGGTCTTCGTCACGACCATCGGCGAGGCCGTGGGCGCGGGCAAGGAGATGCTCGAAATCGTACCCCGGGAGGACACCCTGCTGGTCGAGGCCAAGGTTCTGCCCCAGGACATCGCCTTCCTGCACCCTGGGCAGGACGCGCAGGTCAAGATCACGGCCTACGACTTCTCGATCTACGGCAGCATGCCCGGCACGGTCGAGCACATCAGCGCCGACGCCATCACGGAAGAGCAGCAGAAGCTCAGCTACTACCTCATCAAGGTACGCACGAAAACGGCCTCGCTGACGGACAGGAACGGCAAGGAACTACCCATCATTCCGGGCATGGTGGCCGAGGTGGACGTGCTGACGGGCAAGAAGACGGTGCTTGAGTACATCTTGAAACCCATCATCAAAACGACGAGGGGAGCTTTGCACGAAAGATAG
- a CDS encoding hybrid sensor histidine kinase/response regulator: protein MRSGPTPAHAARAPRRALFVLLATLLLVHVWSSRAFAVGVCVLGGESDEYDLRPYMEYLEDADRQLTVDQAAAPETDSRFGPPPNGRFNFGFRNSALWFRFTVRELPSDGGGLPRYWIFDPGWNLYGTFELFVPDASAPGGWRTYGSGYLLSSSGDQERRQFRLPTGLTAPTTCYIRVTGVRPLVLSPHITTVDRAIWINGVKVAGTGLVLGLFCTMTIVHLAIYLYTGIGKFKWLVLSNLSLVGFVALTSYQHLLTFRDMPAAIMTVGLAAQVFLPCVVREFLELRKYNRRTDAVMLFFIWLVFAVAACAFFLPPAMQGKFSMNMAVPVVLMGAWACIISLKRDRVVPSIFLIAWGAAATTISYYNRAAHGAFSFAHPSITWVGFVCEGVAMSLLLAYTVKAMAVQRQAAEAMARAKSTFLASMSHEIRTPMTAILGFLNLSLQLEAEGRLRQYLLKIRASADHLMGIINDILDLSKIEADKVALDLRPFDLDAMLDEVGDILAPKAFANGNELAISVLPGLPSRLVGDPLRLKQILVNLGGNAIKFTHDGTVRLAVTGAEDPTTSAGKIALRFQVVDTGIGIDEAVLPRLFGSFEQADASTARNFGGTGLGLNISRRLVHLMGGDIAVRSRLGEGSTFEFTAVFDPDPEGPAAGRAMAPSTGPVLVAESRPASREAAEHAAARLGLSSVCVGSAEEAARMASAEDFSLILLDWDLPDMSGPEGADLLRASKPVPQAPVVLMTSLARPEVERFRPEEHGVRGVLAKPFTAASLGDMLRRARGLGGPVEPGMNGMSAEELRNRELSRGLRVLLAEDNPANQELIGLILSQAGVLVEVAGNGAQAVDRVLDVSLPPLDAVLMDIHMPEMDGYEATRAIRTRQRFARLPVIALTTNVLPGDRERCLDAGMNAHLAKPVDAAELFRTLAALAVRPS, encoded by the coding sequence ATGCGTAGCGGTCCGACCCCTGCGCACGCGGCCCGTGCACCGCGCCGGGCGCTTTTTGTCCTGCTTGCGACCCTGCTGCTCGTGCACGTGTGGAGTTCCCGGGCTTTTGCCGTCGGCGTGTGCGTGCTGGGCGGGGAGAGCGACGAGTACGACCTGCGGCCCTACATGGAATATCTGGAGGATGCGGACAGGCAGTTGACCGTGGATCAGGCGGCCGCGCCCGAGACCGATTCGCGGTTCGGCCCGCCGCCGAATGGGCGCTTCAATTTCGGGTTCAGGAACTCGGCCCTGTGGTTCCGGTTCACCGTCAGGGAACTGCCTTCGGACGGGGGCGGGCTGCCCCGCTACTGGATTTTCGACCCGGGCTGGAACCTGTACGGCACCTTCGAACTGTTCGTGCCTGACGCGAGCGCTCCCGGCGGATGGAGAACATATGGCTCCGGCTATCTGCTCTCGTCCTCCGGCGATCAGGAACGTCGACAGTTCCGCCTGCCCACGGGGCTGACGGCCCCGACCACCTGCTACATCCGGGTCACGGGCGTCCGGCCGCTGGTCCTGAGCCCGCACATCACCACCGTCGACCGGGCCATATGGATCAACGGCGTCAAGGTAGCGGGCACGGGCCTGGTGCTGGGCTTATTCTGCACGATGACGATCGTCCATCTGGCCATCTATCTGTACACCGGAATCGGCAAGTTCAAATGGCTGGTCCTGAGCAACCTGTCCCTTGTCGGTTTCGTGGCCCTGACCAGTTATCAGCATCTCCTCACCTTCAGGGACATGCCGGCGGCCATCATGACGGTCGGCCTGGCGGCTCAGGTTTTTCTGCCCTGTGTGGTCAGGGAGTTTTTGGAGCTCCGGAAGTACAACAGGAGGACCGATGCGGTCATGCTTTTCTTTATCTGGTTGGTTTTCGCGGTGGCCGCCTGCGCCTTTTTCCTGCCACCGGCAATGCAGGGGAAATTCTCCATGAACATGGCCGTGCCCGTGGTGCTGATGGGGGCATGGGCCTGCATCATCAGCCTGAAGCGCGACCGGGTGGTTCCAAGCATCTTCCTGATCGCATGGGGCGCAGCGGCCACCACCATTTCCTACTACAATCGGGCCGCCCACGGGGCCTTTTCCTTCGCGCACCCGTCGATCACCTGGGTCGGCTTCGTATGCGAGGGCGTCGCCATGTCCCTTCTGCTGGCCTACACGGTCAAGGCCATGGCCGTGCAGCGCCAGGCGGCCGAGGCCATGGCCCGGGCCAAGAGCACGTTTCTGGCCAGCATGAGCCACGAGATCCGCACGCCCATGACCGCCATCCTCGGATTTCTGAACCTTTCCCTCCAACTGGAGGCCGAAGGGAGGCTGCGTCAATATCTGCTCAAGATTCGCGCTTCGGCCGATCATCTCATGGGCATCATCAACGACATTCTGGACCTGTCCAAGATCGAGGCCGACAAGGTGGCGCTGGACCTCAGGCCCTTCGATCTGGACGCGATGCTGGACGAGGTGGGGGACATCCTGGCGCCCAAGGCCTTCGCGAACGGCAACGAACTGGCGATCTCCGTGCTGCCCGGCCTCCCGTCCCGCCTGGTCGGCGACCCGTTGCGGCTCAAGCAGATTCTGGTCAATTTGGGCGGCAACGCCATCAAGTTCACCCATGACGGCACGGTCCGCCTGGCCGTCACGGGCGCCGAAGACCCGACGACGTCCGCGGGGAAGATCGCCCTGCGCTTCCAGGTCGTGGACACGGGCATCGGCATCGACGAGGCCGTGCTGCCGCGCCTGTTCGGGTCCTTCGAGCAGGCCGACGCGTCCACCGCCCGCAACTTCGGCGGCACGGGCCTGGGACTGAACATCAGCCGCAGGCTGGTGCACCTCATGGGCGGGGACATCGCGGTGCGCAGCCGGCTGGGCGAGGGCTCGACCTTCGAGTTCACGGCGGTGTTCGACCCTGACCCGGAAGGCCCGGCCGCGGGGCGCGCCATGGCCCCGAGCACCGGCCCCGTGCTGGTGGCGGAGAGCAGGCCCGCAAGCCGGGAGGCCGCGGAACATGCGGCGGCGCGCCTGGGCCTTTCGAGCGTGTGCGTCGGTTCGGCGGAGGAAGCCGCCCGCATGGCGTCTGCAGAAGATTTCAGCCTGATCCTTCTGGACTGGGACCTTCCGGACATGAGCGGACCCGAAGGCGCGGACCTCCTGCGCGCGTCGAAACCCGTGCCCCAGGCGCCGGTGGTGCTCATGACCAGCCTGGCCCGGCCCGAGGTCGAACGGTTCCGGCCCGAGGAGCACGGTGTCCGGGGCGTGCTGGCCAAGCCATTCACCGCGGCGTCCCTGGGCGACATGCTGCGGCGGGCCAGGGGTCTTGGCGGACCTGTCGAACCGGGCATGAACGGCATGTCCGCCGAGGAACTGCGAAACCGCGAGCTGTCGCGCGGTCTGCGCGTCCTCCTGGCCGAGGACAATCCGGCCAACCAGGAACTCATCGGCCTGATTCTGTCCCAGGCCGGAGTGCTGGTGGAAGTCGCGGGCAACGGCGCCCAGGCCGTGGACCGCGTTCTCGACGTTTCGCTTCCCCCCCTGGACGCAGTGCTCATGGACATCCACATGCCCGAGATGGACGGGTACGAAGCCACGCGGGCCATCAGGACCCGCCAGCGGTTCGCCCGACTGCCCGTCATCGCCCTGACCACCAACGTCCTGCCTGGCGACAGGGAGCGCTGCCTTGATGCGGGCATGAACGCGCACCTGGCCAAGCCCGTGGACGCCGCCGAGCTTTTCAGAACACTGGCCGCCCTCGCGGTTCGACCCTCCTGA